Below is a genomic region from Castanea sativa cultivar Marrone di Chiusa Pesio chromosome 2, ASM4071231v1.
ATACGCCTCTTCAATCAGAATCCAGGAATCAAACTACCTATTCTATCAGGTGTTGAGTTTTAATACCTTCATAATGTGACCTGGTATATGCCTCTCATCAATTCGAATGCTCTGATTGCAAAGAATTAATAGATTTCATGACATATGCTAATAAGAAAAGAGATCTatgcagtatttttttttcaaattaactAACTGACCCTGTCAGCATAAGACAAAGCTCCTCTTTCATCTTTTTCCCACAGTACAGACAAAGTCACGAAAACTTCTGGCCTTGTAGGATCAATACTCAGCAAATCATGTGCTAACTTGTTTAGCTTTGTATAATCAGACTTTGTCTTTAGAAGTATTGCATACTCATCCATATAAGTAACAACATATGGATCTATTAATCGCACCTGTAAAGACCAAAAACTTTACTTTTATATCTTCTTGCATGTACCTCTCTCCCTGTGTTTCGgtttgtgtgtgtgcgcgcgcgcgcgtgagagagagagagagagagagagagagagagagagaaggaaagaggggggggggaataGTAATTGTATTAAAAAGAACTTATTACCTTTTCGAAATTCATTATGGCCTCCTCATTCTTGCCAATAATGGCTTCAATCTTCACATGATAGGTTTATAAATGTACAAGTAAAACAGAGAGATTAATCAGAATGCTGTCGTCTTGCTAGTACCAACCTACTAAATGTAACATTCAAGAGCACTAAATGCGAAAATTTTGGCATGTAAAACAAGctttggattttttgaaatataatcgGTCCTACCTTTGCAATTTCAAGTAATAGGTGTATATTATTAGGAAAGCGTTGCAAGAGATCTGCAAAGAGTTCCAAACCACCtggcaacaaaaaaagaataatgaaaatCGTTGATTAAAACTCAGGCAGATAGCAAGCAAAAGTTTAGAATTAATCATTTCTGGCTATGAAACTACACCTGAGAATAAGAAAAGTTATGAGGCATAAACTAACACATATATTAGGAGTAGCAGTAGCAAACAACTTTTTCCCCACCGTAGAGGACATCATCTACATGTCTTTCCCATGTAATTTAATCAAACAATAGACCAAGTGATCAACAGTTATAATTCCCAGCCTTATTTCCTCTGTGTCCTTTTCCTTATCATTTGCCTTGGGTAAGAGTTCAAGTACGAGCAATCCTCTACTTAAACCAGAGGTGAAGATTGCACAAACTATCAAAATTTGACAAATAGTGTGATTCCAGGatcattacaaaaaattaaagttagatTGTGTAATCTTCACCAGCCTGAGTGCTGTTAGATATCCTTTACACGTGTCTATGAGAAGAGATTCCATTATCATGCACATACAGTGTTTATCAGTAGACCATGCCAGTTGGAAACAAGTTCAGTAGTTCTAAGCTTCTTTGTTTGGAAGCTTCACAACAATTGGATAACAGATTCACAATAAATAACCaacagaaaattgaaaaatgtagatCACGCCTTGTGATCTGAATATGATGCAATTCTACAGCACACACCACACAGataaaactctcaaaatcagAAGAGATATTTGTCTACCTTTGTAATCGTTTGAAGCAATGCAACATTGGGCCTCAACATAGCGCTGCacaaaaaggaataaaattaactaacattctttttttttgggggaagggggggtgtggggggcaTTGGGAATAGCAATCTGAGtgtacaatgaaaaaaaaaacaactccAACAGTATACCATTGTGTATTTTAATAATGGCTTAATGGATAAACAAAGTTcattaattttataagaaagacGAATCAAGCATCTAGCTAATGGACGATAACATGGACACTGCCAATAAATTAAGACTTGGAATAAATGggttaaaaaaagagaagactAATACCACGAAGAAAAAGAGACAATCTGAGTGATAAAAGTGCAAAAATGTTGTCTTTTGCATGACTAAGCGAGCATAGGCTAAGTGACACCAGATCGTGATATGTGCTTTTCGAAATTAAAACCATGCTAAGAACAAAGATCTCTATCTCTATGcaatatttgtattttatttataattcaattgttacaacGGGGGAGGTGGATTCGAACCCTGTCTCTCCTTATAAAGGAGACCAGGCAATACCACTGAGTACAAGGCCCTTAGTCTATGCAATATTTGTAATTCACATTGAAACAATAAAATAGACTTGCAGGATCAACCTGTCAGAAGTAATTTCAGTTAAATCAACTATCAATGCAGCCTATAGAAACTCATATTTACTCCAGTGACTCAGCAAGTCACTTTATTATCATTGCTAAGTTAGTATTAACCAGTTAAATATATCTAAAGGGCACTTTATCAACAAAACGGCACAGCAAACTACTAAAGAAAACAACCCAAAGGCATACTAGGTAGAAGGCTTGCTGAACTATCAAAATAAATTCCAGATccacattttacaatacataTGATCATACTTGGAGTGCATACTTGGTTCATAAGCCCACACGACAAGATTTTCATGACAAAAGGGAAAGAGGTTCTGCCACTGGCAATTGCCAACAAAAAGCTGATAATACAGAGGATGATGAAGCTAGTAACTCATGATGGAACAAAATATCATCTTTCTTCATTAAGTACTTACTTGCAGCCAGCGGCTTGaatcaaaatgatcaaatgaaGCCCTCCCACTTCTACTTGGAGtctgtaattaaaatttaagaagaacagtataaaaatgatattttatttttcaaacactATGAACTAGAAGGAATTGCTGtaataaaatcaagttataATTAGGAGAAGACGAAACACTCATACAAGATAAAGTCCTtgcaaatgaagaaaaatatgatttGTGCAATGCATAAATTGATTGATCACCAATATGAAGTTGGTTTAATGGTTTCACCAACAAACCTGAGGAAACAATGAAATAATGTCCTTGGCTGAAGCTCCCATCTCTGCTAGAGCAGTAATAGCCTCAAGGACATAAGGGCAATGCCTATCAAAAAGACACAAAAATGAAGCATGATTTTGACAACCAATATAATGAATCACAAAAATCAATACTATTTCTATAATTCAGGTGATTTAGCATGTTATTTGAAAGCAGAGATCCATATAATAACGATACACTTTTTATGTATACAGCTGTTGGCAAGCAAAGGCATGCCAAGACGGATGTTAGTGCAGCAGAATCCATGGGTCTAGGAACTTAAGACAGAAGTTGGTAATCCAAATGTCCAAAGAACATTCAATGCATATGCCTAGGGCTACTAGAGTTGGTCAGGACTTGAAAGTAATTTTTAGTCAAAGATTTAAGTTCAGATTATATTAGAGCCACAAGGGAATGACTGAGGCATAGAATTAAGAAAGAGCTGTGCCATTTACAATATACTATATAGATTCAACAAAATATTGTCTACCTTTATATTTCTACACCCCAGCTAGGGCTTGTGTGTgcatacagagagagagagagatgcagagatttctctttttcttatattttttgatatgtATAGAGAGGGAGATAATTTTGGCCTACagtacaaattgaagttctgattccatttttgataagtaaattgAAGCTCTGATTCTGACCACAACCCTTCCTTACTTCAAAGGCACCTTCACCACTATGCTTACTGGCACTGGCTATGCATTCTAGTATCTATGTTCAAGAATGGAAATtgtgtaattaaattttttctccatttctacttataaaaataatatcctTTTCATATGTAGATTTGTGTACTTCACACAATTCATTGTATTAGGATTCAGCATGAGGAGAATATAGAAAGCGCATTTGGAAGTTTTTATtcttgaacaaaaaataataaagaagataaacaagaaaacaaaccaACAGATGTAAGATATATTAAAGTATAAGATGAAGGGAAGTAGGTGTAAACCCAATTAACTCCTCAAACCTTAAACACTCTTTGTAACAACTAATAGCATGACGGCAATGTCTAGAATTTCGATAAAGCTTTCCCATCAACAGATTCATCTGCAAATTTCTTGATTTTCCTGGAATTCCCTCCATCTGCAAAGTACAAGTAATGAGATTGCACATAAAAAAGATGAAAGGTATAAGATAAGAAAGCAGCTATGaacaaaaccaataaaatatACATCAGAAATTTTAGGATCTTGGTACATCATTATACAATGCCACATGAGGATcccttacaaaaataaaagcaatcTGAGCTCTTTCCTATCCATAATTCCTCCACCAACAAACTTTTCTTATCATTCTTCTTCATATTAAATGAAAGAGACTAGCAACAAGAAcgtgcagagagagagagagagaacatcaATAGGCTCAACCTCAGCAATGGCTGCTCTGTTCTCATTTAATGCACAGTGACAAGATGCGATTTTGAACTTGACCTGTCCATTAGACAGAAAAGGATAACAATGCATAAACAGCTTAACCTTAAAcataaaaagtttcaaaaaaataaaataaaatttattaagctCCAGATAAGCTGAAAATGAAACCAAATTCATAACGAACATAATTGATCTACCTCATTTTCATTAATTGCTGAGATGTTAAAAGAATTTGGAGAAGATGACCTGTTTGGTGGCAATGAACTTCTAGAAGTTGTTGAATTCTGTTTAGGAATAATCTTGTAGTATTGCAATGCTTGTTTGTAAGTATGCTGTTAGAAAACAGAAAGAcatcaaaactttaaaaaaaaaaaaaaatccccaaaaaaataacaacaatgatAATCATATGCATAATTCAATAGGAGTGATCCAAAAGAATTGCATATAGAATAAACCTACATGTGATtgaacaattttcttgtagcCCAGTGGTACTTCTACTCAAATAGGAAGGAGGATTCTGGTTCGAACCACAGTTAAATGCATGATTTGCATATGGTTTGGGATTCTTCTACTGATTGTTTCATTCATAATAAAGTGACTAATTTTACCCTGGCCATCAACCTACTGCAACCCTTCTCATTTTTTACAGGCTCGGGACCGGCTGTGCACAAAATACATGATACTAAGCAAGGATGGCAAAGTTCTTCTCTTGATTGTATAATCATGTAAAGAAGATTAAAACGATGAAagctcacaaatttttttactctaACACAgcaccaaaattttaaattccacATACCCTAAGCTCGATCCTCCAACATACGTAACAACAGCAACTCCTAAACcacacttaaaaaataaaaaaccttccAATTTCGCACATTAATGATGACACGACTTCTTACAAGTTTTCGTGTCAAAGATGCTAAAGTTGCATTTGAATGAATTAGTCACAGCAGATCCTAACCTTAACACATAACATAAAgcttcaaataaaaatgactacATTTGGATATAACTGTGTATTCACTATTCAGATTTAAATGAAACTGACTACATTTCTGCTTATTGAGCAGTTaccatagcatttttttttcacattgaAATGCACAGTAAATTTCAAACAAAGTTTAAGTCtgagtgtgagtgtgtgtttgTTCTTACAATTGCTCGGCGATACTCTCGCTCGCGAAACAATGCGTCACTGAGAAGAACCTGCAGTGGAAATAGCAAACAAAACGAGAATAAAGAAGTTGAAATTTTCGaatttgaagggaaaaatgaaaattgaaaaaaaaaatctttcaaaccAAGCTTTCGGCCTTGATGTGAGGACTGGTTTCGGCATTAGCGGCCGGCGATGAAACGAGAAAACAACCCTGATTCAATCAAATCAATCGGATTAAAGTAAAGCGAAATTGAAATTTAAgagtaaaaaagtgaaaattgattttatagGGGAagtgagaaataaaaaatacgAGGGTCTGAGCTGAGGTGTAGAGGCCGTGTTCGAGGAGAGTAGTGATTTGATCTTTAGGGACGTCCATTCTGATTGATTGTGTTGACTGAGACAatagctagagagagagagaagaagtgcGTGCTGTGTTGTGTTGCTTTGGGAGTGAGATTTTTGAAGAAAGCCTCCGGTTCTATAACCCCGCTCACTTTTTAAAACCCCTCTTCTCTGTCTCTCGTAGTGGCAGTGcaaatgtttttggattttgccATTTTGGTATCAAGTGGTAAAATTTACTGTTTTCATTTTGAACAATTTGAGGTTTTACCTCCCTTTTCCTGAGGGCTTGACCAAATTCAAATTGTTCAAACTTTGTATCATTTTCTGTATGATTCatgataattgttctttatcGTGAATGTTTCGTGCTTCTTTTATATGTAGGTAGGATTTAATATTggatctcttattcaacaagAAGAAATCATTGATTTAAGGTAAGATAAGTACATTTTGCCATTCTTAATGCATTAGTTCTGAAACTTTTAAGAGTAAGAGAGATGAGGGAGAAGTAGTAAGAATATAAATCAAATATAAGAGTATTTGTGAAGTTAGTAAACGAATATGTATATGTAAAAAGTAAGGATTAAATAATGTGTGTGGATACACATACTCAGGAGAGACGAGACACGAAAGACAAAATCCATCTTGTCTTGCCCTCTTTAAGTCAAAGAAAACCACGTGTGACGAGACTAGTCAAATCAAAGTTTTTCACATCTCCTTTTACAACTATTTACATGGTATGTTGTGATTGAAACAACATCTTTTCATTTGAGTCTATCAGTCTACCATTAACACCATTTTATTATACATCAATTACAATGAGCCAAAACTTGGACTCACTCTAGACTTATAATTGTAGTGAAATTTTGTCATCCCTTACATTATGTTTTATGCTACATGTGGTAGGGATGtacatgggttgggttgggttgggttgggttgagttgacTCAAGTTAGAGgattttttcaacccaaaataaCCATCACATGTGTTGAAACCAACCTAATCCAACCCACATAAGTTAGGTTGGGTTGGTGAATTGCGTTGCGATGTTTTATCTCTTGTAAAAAATTAGGCtttcatcaattatttaaactttttcttatttaattattacaatttacaTAATATGCTTAAATTATATTTCCAATTTTTAAGTTAATTCTCTCAATACTAGAATGaatcaaaataaacaatatggtgggttgggtttggtgatattatctatact
It encodes:
- the LOC142623611 gene encoding anaphase-promoting complex subunit 7, with protein sequence MDVPKDQITTLLEHGLYTSAQTLGCFLVSSPAANAETSPHIKAESLVLLSDALFREREYRRAIHTYKQALQYYKIIPKQNSTTSRSSLPPNRSSSPNSFNISAINENEVKFKIASCHCALNENRAAIAEMEGIPGKSRNLQMNLLMGKLYRNSRHCRHAISCYKECLRHCPYVLEAITALAEMGASAKDIISLFPQTPSRSGRASFDHFDSSRWLQRYVEAQCCIASNDYKGGLELFADLLQRFPNNIHLLLEIAKIEAIIGKNEEAIMNFEKVRLIDPYVVTYMDEYAILLKTKSDYTKLNKLAHDLLSIDPTRPEVFVTLSVLWEKDERGALSYADRSIRIDERHIPGHIMKGNLLLTAKRAEAAVVAFRSAHELRPDIRSYQGLVQSYLVLSKTKEALHAAREAMKAMPQSAKALKLVGDVHASNSGGREKAKKFYESALRLEPGYLGAALALAELHVIEGRNGDAVSLLERYLKDWADDSLHVKLAQVFAATNLLQDALSHYQSALRINPQNEAAKKGLDRLEKQMKGVDPDAPEEDEENEVEDAEGDQEETDLL